In the genome of Bacteroidales bacterium, the window TACAATTTCTTCGAGGTCTTGATTGTTTTCGCGACGATATAAAATTCCACCCATAATTGCAGGGTGTAGTGTTTTTACTCTACCTCCTAACATCGATGGATATGAGGTTAAATCTTCGACGGACGTTACTTTATAGCCTAATGTTTCGATATATTCTTTTGTGCCACCGGTTGAAATTATTTGAATATTCAATGCTGCTAATTTATGAATAATACCTTCGATATTTTCTTTATGATAAATCGATATTAAAGCCGATTTAATTTGAATTTCGTTTTGCATATTTATTCTCCTATAATTTTTACAAGTACTCTTTTTCTTCTTTTTCCATCGAATTCGCCGTAGAAAATTTGTTCCCATGGTCCAAAGTCGAGTTTGCCATTGGTAATGGCTATTACAACTTCGCGTCCCATAATGGTTCGTTTAAGGTGGGCATCGGCATTATCTTCGAATCCATTGTGTTTGTATTGTGAATAAGGTTTTTCGGGTGCTAATTTTTCGAGCCAAACTTCAAAATCTTGATGCAAGCCATGTTCATCATCATTAATAAAAACGCTTGCTGTAATATGCATGGCATTTACTAAACATAATCCATCTTTAATTCCACTTTCTCTAAGACATTGTTCTATTGCTGGAGTAATGTTTATAAACTCACGACGTTGTGAGGTTTCGAACCATAATTCTTTACGATACGATTTCATAAGTTTATACGCTGTTTTTTTGTTGCAAATGTATATAAAATTGGTACTTAACTATGAAAAGTTATTAACAATACAGTTTTTTTTATGAGCATTTTTATTGCTATTTTTACAAAAAAAAATGTTTAAATTATATTTCAATATAGGTATTCAACATATTGCCGATGTTTATTCGTACGATCATATTTTATTTTTAATTTGTTTAACGGCTGTATATCTTATTCAGCAGTGGAAACAGATTTTAATTTTAATAACAGCTTTTACATTAGGTCATACTACTTCTTTAGCATTGGCTACTTTTAAAATTCTTCATTTTTCGTCTGAATGGATAGAGTTTTTAATTCCGGTAACTATATTTATTACAGGTCTTTGGAATGTAGTTACACTGTCTAATAAAGTTGAAGTTAAAACGCATTGGGCTAAATATGTTACAGCCGTTTTTTTTGGTTTAATCCATGGTTTAGGTTTTTCGAATTATTTGCAGCAATTATTACAAAATGAAAAAGATATTTTTACTTCATTATTGGCTTTTAATATAGGTATTGAGGTTGGGCAAATATTGATTGTTTTTATTATTTTAATTGTCAATATTATTCTTTTGTATGGTTTTAAAATAAATCGTCGCGATTGGGTAAATATTTTTAGTGGGGCAGGGATGGGGGTGGCTTTAACCCTTATTATTAATCGTTTGCCTTGGTAAGGTGTTGAATAGCCGCTTGAATTCCTAAAATATAAGAATACCAACCAAAACCACAAATACAACCGATGCAATGATTGGCTGTTATAGATTGATGTCGATATGGTTCTCGCGCAAATATATTTGATAAGTGCACTTCTACTACAGGAATCTGAATGGCAGCTATCGCATCAGAAATAGCGATAGATGTGTGCGTATATCCGCCGGGGTTTAAAATTACTGCTTGTGCATTAGTATTGGCAGCATGTAAAAAATTAACAATTTCGCCCTCGATGTTCGATTGTAAAAATGTAAAATTGATATTTGAAAAGTGAGATTTTATTTTTTCATTGATTTCGTCTAACGTCGAGGTTCCATAAATATTTTTTTCTCTTATACCGAGCATATTTAGGTTAGCACCGTTTATAATGGTAATATTCATATAGTTAATTTTTATTTAATTATTGTAATTGAAAAAAATGAATTATTTTAGCACATAAAAATACAACATGAATTGGGAAAATGCAATAAAAGACTTTAAAGCTTATTTGAAAATCGAAAAATCTTTATCAAAAAACTCAATTGATGCTTATGTACATGATGTAATGCACTTATGCCGTTATTGTCAATCACAACTCAAGCCTATAGCTCCCGATAGGGTTACGATGAATGATATAGAGTCTTTTTTAGCTTTTTTATATGATTTAGATATTCATCCTCGTTCGCAGGCACGTATTATATCGGGCATAAAGGCATTTTACTTTTTTTTAGAATTAAATGATCGTATTACAGAAAATCCTACCATGCTTATCTCGGCACCACGATTAGATAAAAAGCTTCCAACCGTTTTGAACGTAGAAGAGATAGACGCACTAATTAATGCCATTGATGTAAGCAAACCCGATGGTCATCGAAATAGAGCTATGCTTGAAACTCTATATAGTTGTGGTTTACGAGTTTCAGAGCTTGTTTCGCTCAAGTTTAATCAACTATACTTTGATGAAGGTTTTATTAAAGTAATTGGTAAAGGAAATAAAGAACGATTGGTTCCCATATCTGAACGTGCCATAAAAGAAATACAATTTTATTTTGAACAAGTTAGAAACACTCAGATAGCAAAGCCAGGTTACGAAAACTTTGTGTTTTTGAATCGAAATGGGAAAAATTTAACTCGTGTTATGGTCTTTTTAATTATAAAGAAATTGGCACAACAAATTGGTTTAACCAAAGAGATTAGTCCTCAT includes:
- a CDS encoding YjbQ family protein, whose protein sequence is MKSYRKELWFETSQRREFINITPAIEQCLRESGIKDGLCLVNAMHITASVFINDDEHGLHQDFEVWLEKLAPEKPYSQYKHNGFEDNADAHLKRTIMGREVVIAITNGKLDFGPWEQIFYGEFDGKRRKRVLVKIIGE
- a CDS encoding HupE/UreJ family protein, which produces MFKLYFNIGIQHIADVYSYDHILFLICLTAVYLIQQWKQILILITAFTLGHTTSLALATFKILHFSSEWIEFLIPVTIFITGLWNVVTLSNKVEVKTHWAKYVTAVFFGLIHGLGFSNYLQQLLQNEKDIFTSLLAFNIGIEVGQILIVFIILIVNIILLYGFKINRRDWVNIFSGAGMGVALTLIINRLPW
- the aroQ gene encoding type II 3-dehydroquinate dehydratase — translated: MNITIINGANLNMLGIREKNIYGTSTLDEINEKIKSHFSNINFTFLQSNIEGEIVNFLHAANTNAQAVILNPGGYTHTSIAISDAIAAIQIPVVEVHLSNIFAREPYRHQSITANHCIGCICGFGWYSYILGIQAAIQHLTKAND
- the xerD gene encoding site-specific tyrosine recombinase XerD, with product MNWENAIKDFKAYLKIEKSLSKNSIDAYVHDVMHLCRYCQSQLKPIAPDRVTMNDIESFLAFLYDLDIHPRSQARIISGIKAFYFFLELNDRITENPTMLISAPRLDKKLPTVLNVEEIDALINAIDVSKPDGHRNRAMLETLYSCGLRVSELVSLKFNQLYFDEGFIKVIGKGNKERLVPISERAIKEIQFYFEQVRNTQIAKPGYENFVFLNRNGKNLTRVMVFLIIKKLAQQIGLTKEISPHTFRHSFATHLVEGGADLRAVQEMLGHESIITTEIYTHIDKTYLKQVIHDYHPRS